One genomic segment of Streptomyces niveus includes these proteins:
- a CDS encoding SDR family NAD(P)-dependent oxidoreductase has product MTTIAIVGAGAGLGGAVARRFGREGFDVALLSRTQEHVDALAADLGREGVNARGFAADVHDPAALAAALDAAASDLGPVEVLQYSPIPRQDFMKPVLETSPADIEGPLAFSVVGPMTAVQRVLPGMRSLGRGTLLFINGGSAVQPHPDRAGTSIAFAAESAYARMLHDVLAGDRIHAAQLIIPGAITPGHPRKDPAVLADTLWAMHRDRTEFRRYAEPLES; this is encoded by the coding sequence ATGACCACCATCGCCATCGTCGGAGCCGGAGCGGGTCTGGGCGGCGCCGTGGCGCGGCGCTTCGGGCGTGAGGGCTTCGACGTCGCCCTGCTGTCCCGCACCCAGGAGCACGTCGACGCCCTCGCCGCCGACCTCGGCCGTGAGGGCGTGAACGCCCGCGGTTTCGCCGCCGACGTGCACGACCCGGCCGCCCTCGCCGCCGCCCTGGACGCCGCCGCCTCGGACCTCGGGCCGGTGGAGGTCCTGCAGTACAGCCCCATCCCGCGCCAGGACTTCATGAAGCCGGTCCTGGAGACGTCCCCGGCCGATATCGAGGGCCCGCTGGCGTTCTCCGTCGTCGGACCGATGACAGCCGTCCAGCGGGTTCTTCCCGGTATGCGCTCCCTCGGGCGCGGCACCCTGCTGTTCATCAACGGCGGCAGCGCCGTCCAGCCGCACCCCGACCGCGCCGGCACCTCGATCGCCTTCGCGGCCGAGAGCGCCTACGCGCGGATGCTGCACGACGTCCTCGCGGGCGATCGGATCCACGCGGCGCAGCTGATCATTCCGGGCGCGATCACCCCCGGCCATCCCCGCAAGGACCCGGCGGTGCTCGCCGACACGCTCTGGGCGATGCACCGGGACCGCACGGAGTTCCGGCGCTACGCGGAACCTCTGGAGAGCTGA
- a CDS encoding YoaK family protein: MSPTEPVRPGRAQWAALILFAGASGAVDVLAFIALGRVFAGVMTGNLVLLGLSFTGTGDEGGPAAPLLALAGYVAGVAVVAPFTRRRPEEPETRWPRTVVGWLAAEVVLLAAVAVGWAAAGGAPAQPWRDVVLVAVAAAMGVQSAALAGAGAAGGPGTYFTGILTRLVARTTGPGTVGLADLGSLSRLLTLTAGASSAALVYAASAPWAMAVPLLWALAALACVTVPPPLPRAPSSSTGRLGSRS, translated from the coding sequence TTGTCGCCGACCGAACCGGTGCGTCCGGGGCGTGCCCAGTGGGCCGCGCTGATTCTGTTCGCCGGGGCTTCGGGCGCGGTGGACGTGCTGGCGTTCATCGCGCTGGGGCGGGTCTTCGCGGGGGTGATGACGGGCAACCTCGTGCTGCTGGGTCTGTCCTTCACCGGCACCGGCGACGAGGGCGGACCGGCCGCGCCGCTGCTGGCGTTGGCGGGTTACGTGGCGGGGGTCGCGGTCGTGGCGCCGTTCACCCGGCGGCGGCCTGAGGAGCCGGAGACCCGTTGGCCCCGTACGGTCGTGGGCTGGCTCGCCGCCGAGGTCGTACTCCTGGCAGCGGTCGCCGTCGGCTGGGCCGCGGCCGGTGGGGCGCCCGCGCAGCCGTGGCGCGATGTGGTGCTCGTCGCGGTCGCGGCCGCCATGGGGGTGCAGTCCGCCGCGCTGGCGGGCGCGGGCGCGGCCGGCGGGCCGGGTACGTACTTCACCGGCATCCTCACCCGCCTGGTGGCCCGCACCACCGGCCCCGGAACCGTCGGCCTCGCGGACCTGGGTTCCCTGTCCCGGCTCCTCACCCTTACCGCGGGTGCGTCCTCGGCCGCCCTGGTGTACGCGGCCTCGGCGCCGTGGGCGATGGCGGTACCGCTGCTCTGGGCGCTGGCGGCACTGGCGTGCGTGACCGTTCCCCCGCCCCTCCCCCGGGCTCCTTCGTCGTCGACCGGCCGTCTAGGGTCGCGTTCATGA
- a CDS encoding dihydrodipicolinate synthase family protein, which produces MSRQKGFAEGEGQTDGRALLAGVTVPLVTPMDRPGEPSAPAADALLVALAEAGVHRLMLFGSNGEGPLLPTARLAAFAIEVTGRWHELTDGGTVLVNITAPGTAEALARAEAVLPAAPDALVLSPPIYYHHRPDEIVAHYAATAGLGVPVVAYNAPRYSNPLTPALLDELADLAHLVGIKDSSGDLALVGHAVEAARRRDDFGVSQGDEGQALDALRLGADGVVPGVANLAPSLAVELFRAHREGRYDDARRAQLLIDEVLVLHTVRPGVPAVKAVLAERGLCPPHVAAPFTPCSEAERHALFALLAPLDAHLIRA; this is translated from the coding sequence ATGAGCCGTCAGAAAGGCTTCGCCGAGGGGGAGGGGCAGACGGACGGCCGTGCGCTGCTGGCCGGGGTCACGGTCCCCTTGGTCACGCCCATGGACCGGCCGGGAGAGCCGTCCGCCCCGGCCGCCGACGCCCTGCTCGTCGCCCTGGCCGAGGCCGGGGTGCACCGTCTCATGCTCTTCGGCAGCAACGGCGAGGGCCCGCTGCTGCCCACGGCGCGGCTGGCCGCCTTCGCGATCGAGGTGACCGGGCGCTGGCATGAACTGACCGACGGCGGAACGGTGTTGGTCAACATCACGGCGCCCGGCACCGCCGAGGCACTGGCGCGGGCGGAGGCGGTGCTGCCCGCCGCACCCGACGCCCTGGTGCTCAGCCCGCCCATCTACTACCACCACAGGCCCGACGAGATCGTCGCCCACTACGCGGCGACGGCCGGACTCGGCGTCCCCGTCGTCGCCTACAACGCCCCCCGCTACAGCAATCCGCTGACACCCGCCCTGCTCGACGAACTGGCCGACCTGGCCCACCTCGTGGGCATCAAGGACAGCTCGGGCGATCTCGCGCTGGTCGGCCACGCCGTCGAGGCGGCCCGCCGCCGCGACGACTTCGGCGTCAGCCAGGGCGACGAAGGCCAGGCGCTCGACGCGCTGCGGCTCGGTGCCGACGGAGTGGTCCCCGGAGTGGCGAATCTGGCGCCTTCGCTTGCCGTCGAGCTGTTCCGGGCCCACCGCGAAGGCCGGTACGACGACGCGCGGCGGGCCCAACTGCTCATCGACGAGGTGCTGGTGCTGCACACGGTGCGGCCCGGTGTTCCGGCGGTGAAGGCCGTGCTGGCCGAACGCGGACTGTGTCCGCCGCATGTCGCCGCGCCCTTCACGCCCTGCTCCGAGGCGGAGCGCCACGCGCTGTTCGCCCTGCTGGCACCACTCGACGCGCATCTCATACGCGCCTGA
- a CDS encoding MFS transporter: protein MDAPQPTSRSGGVVATLALAGTTAAIMQTLVTPLLADLPKILNTSASNATWVITTTLLVAAVCVPVVGRLGDLLGKRRMLLVCSVPLIAGSVVCALSSSVLPMIIGRGLQGMGMGMVPLGIALLRDVVPTEKLSSSIALVSASMGIGGGLGLPIAAAVAQYANWRVLFWGSAVLATVIALLIWFLIPTVPAGAKGQRFDAIGAFTLGAGLVALLLAISKGGDWGWSSGTTLGLFVASVVLLVGWGVWELRTTDPLVDLRTTARPRVLLTNIASIFVGFAMYASMLVMPQLLQFPEATGYGLGQSILASGLWMAPGGVMMMIVSPFGGKLTNAYGPKLTLLSGVLVIAAGYGLSLALMGSAWGIMLAIMVINSGVGLAYGSMPALIMSSVPLSETAAANSFNALMRSLGTSVGAAVIGVVLSQMTTDIGGFSITSESGFRTGLIIGCAVALVSAAIAAVIPAVRNIAGATDRTHLVAESEKSTVQA from the coding sequence ATGGACGCCCCACAGCCCACGTCCCGCTCGGGCGGCGTGGTCGCCACGCTGGCACTCGCCGGCACGACGGCCGCGATCATGCAGACACTGGTCACCCCGCTGCTTGCCGATCTGCCCAAGATCCTCAACACCTCGGCCTCGAACGCCACTTGGGTGATCACGACGACGCTCCTGGTGGCGGCCGTCTGCGTGCCGGTCGTCGGCCGCCTGGGCGACCTGCTCGGCAAGCGCCGCATGCTGCTCGTCTGCTCGGTGCCGCTGATCGCGGGCTCCGTGGTGTGCGCCCTGTCGTCCTCCGTCCTCCCGATGATCATCGGACGCGGTCTCCAGGGCATGGGAATGGGCATGGTGCCGCTGGGCATCGCCCTGCTGCGTGACGTCGTTCCCACGGAGAAGCTCAGCTCGTCCATCGCCCTGGTCAGCGCCTCCATGGGGATCGGCGGCGGACTCGGCCTGCCGATCGCCGCGGCGGTCGCCCAGTACGCGAACTGGCGCGTTCTCTTCTGGGGCTCCGCCGTGCTCGCCACGGTCATCGCCCTGCTGATCTGGTTCCTGATCCCGACCGTGCCGGCCGGCGCGAAGGGTCAGCGCTTCGACGCGATCGGTGCGTTCACCCTCGGCGCCGGACTGGTCGCTCTGCTGCTCGCGATCTCCAAGGGCGGTGACTGGGGCTGGAGTTCGGGCACCACGCTCGGTCTGTTCGTCGCCTCCGTCGTGCTCCTGGTCGGCTGGGGCGTCTGGGAACTCCGTACGACCGACCCGCTGGTCGACCTGCGCACCACGGCCCGCCCCCGGGTCCTGCTCACCAACATCGCCTCGATCTTCGTCGGCTTCGCGATGTACGCGAGCATGCTGGTGATGCCGCAACTCCTCCAGTTCCCCGAGGCGACCGGCTACGGCCTGGGCCAGTCGATACTCGCGTCCGGTCTGTGGATGGCGCCCGGCGGCGTGATGATGATGATCGTCTCCCCGTTCGGCGGCAAGCTCACCAACGCCTACGGCCCGAAACTCACGCTCCTCAGCGGGGTCCTGGTCATCGCGGCCGGCTACGGGCTGTCACTCGCGCTGATGGGGTCCGCCTGGGGGATCATGCTGGCCATCATGGTGATCAACAGCGGTGTGGGCCTCGCCTACGGTTCGATGCCCGCGCTCATCATGAGTTCCGTACCGCTCTCCGAGACCGCCGCCGCGAACAGCTTCAACGCCCTCATGCGCTCGCTCGGCACCTCCGTCGGCGCCGCGGTCATCGGTGTGGTCCTTTCGCAGATGACGACCGACATCGGCGGCTTCAGCATCACCTCCGAGAGCGGATTCCGCACCGGCCTGATCATCGGCTGTGCCGTCGCGCTGGTCTCCGCCGCGATCGCGGCCGTCATCCCGGCGGTACGGAACATCGCGGGCGCCACGGACAGGACCCACCTCGTCGCCGAGTCGGAGAAGTCCACGGTCCAGGCGTGA
- a CDS encoding serine/threonine-protein kinase: MTDTPSANLFKPLGESDPAVVGGYRLAAVLGTGGMGKVYLSYTPGGRPIALKVIRPEFSEDPEFRRRFKQEVHSAQRVQGLYTAPVIDSDTDGAQPWLATAYVPGPSLSHAVAQHGGLPLRSVLLLTVGVAEALHVIHGAGIIHRDLKPANVLLASDGPRVIDFGIARAADTTALTGTGVSVGTPTFMAPEQAAAGKVSPATDIFALGQIAAFAAIGSPAYGEGSSHAVLYRIVHEDPDLSRVPPELLPLVTRCLTRDPEQRPSLTEIIELCHELSPDALRQGEDWLPQAVAGSITERLRLPEPAKTPPPQPATAPTPTQFSPHNPAPGQPPAPGMVNPYAPTGFAMPAAPTQSAPGVPGPPPPLPGHAAHPTQGHHTPPPGYPTHHTPAPGYQTPAPGYQTPAPGYHTPPPVIHAPYVPPAQPKPKRTGLIVTGAIVGTLVVLGVIGSLLPDESGEDKGSGANSSGSSSGSSGGDNSSGGERKDPKPVSYKGIDITHSYEIMLADSPPRPVEGDDVAYGDADLYYVNYESSPSDTAIGTANGTLTLLNNSQKGSLETCRKETRYAKQIGLDQLSNGTQFCLRSDAGHIAVVTYRGKSGPNDASIYVSVDLTIWRNAEEPKDG, encoded by the coding sequence ATGACCGACACGCCTTCCGCCAACCTTTTCAAACCGCTCGGGGAGAGCGACCCGGCTGTCGTCGGCGGTTATCGCCTGGCCGCCGTGCTCGGCACGGGTGGCATGGGCAAGGTGTATCTCTCCTACACACCGGGCGGCCGGCCCATCGCGCTCAAGGTGATCCGGCCCGAGTTCAGCGAGGACCCCGAGTTCCGGAGGCGGTTCAAGCAGGAGGTGCACTCCGCGCAGCGGGTGCAGGGCCTGTACACCGCGCCGGTCATCGACTCCGACACCGACGGCGCGCAGCCCTGGCTCGCCACCGCCTATGTGCCGGGTCCCTCTCTCTCGCACGCCGTCGCCCAGCACGGTGGACTCCCGCTGCGCAGTGTGCTGTTGCTGACCGTCGGTGTCGCCGAGGCGCTGCACGTGATCCACGGCGCGGGCATCATCCACCGCGACCTGAAGCCCGCCAACGTGCTCCTCGCCTCCGACGGGCCTCGGGTGATCGACTTCGGCATCGCCCGGGCGGCCGACACCACCGCGCTGACCGGTACCGGTGTCAGCGTGGGCACCCCGACGTTCATGGCGCCCGAGCAGGCGGCGGCGGGTAAGGTCAGCCCCGCCACCGACATCTTCGCCCTCGGGCAGATCGCGGCCTTCGCCGCGATCGGTTCGCCCGCGTACGGCGAAGGGTCCTCGCACGCGGTGCTCTACCGGATCGTGCACGAGGACCCCGATCTCAGCCGGGTGCCGCCGGAGTTGCTGCCTCTGGTGACGCGCTGTCTGACGCGCGACCCGGAGCAGCGGCCGAGCCTGACCGAGATCATCGAGCTGTGCCACGAGCTGTCGCCCGACGCGCTGCGCCAGGGCGAGGACTGGCTGCCGCAGGCGGTCGCCGGTTCGATCACCGAGCGGCTGCGGCTGCCGGAACCGGCGAAGACCCCGCCGCCGCAGCCCGCCACCGCGCCGACGCCGACCCAGTTCTCCCCGCACAACCCGGCGCCGGGACAGCCTCCGGCACCGGGCATGGTGAACCCGTACGCGCCGACAGGGTTCGCCATGCCCGCCGCGCCGACGCAGAGCGCGCCGGGAGTACCCGGTCCGCCGCCGCCTCTGCCCGGCCACGCGGCGCACCCCACGCAGGGCCATCACACCCCGCCGCCCGGATACCCGACGCACCACACCCCCGCGCCCGGCTACCAGACTCCAGCACCCGGTTACCAGACCCCGGCGCCCGGTTACCACACGCCGCCGCCAGTCATCCACGCTCCGTACGTGCCTCCGGCGCAGCCCAAGCCGAAGCGCACCGGGTTGATCGTCACCGGGGCGATCGTGGGCACGCTGGTGGTCCTCGGGGTTATCGGCTCCCTGCTGCCGGACGAGTCAGGCGAGGACAAGGGCAGCGGGGCCAACTCCTCGGGCAGCAGCAGCGGTTCGAGCGGCGGCGACAACTCCTCGGGCGGAGAGCGCAAGGACCCGAAGCCGGTCTCGTACAAGGGCATCGACATCACGCACAGCTACGAGATCATGCTCGCCGACAGTCCGCCGCGCCCGGTCGAGGGTGACGACGTGGCCTACGGCGACGCGGATCTCTACTACGTGAACTACGAGTCGTCCCCGAGCGACACCGCGATCGGCACCGCCAACGGAACGCTCACCCTGCTGAACAACTCGCAGAAGGGCTCCTTGGAGACCTGCCGCAAGGAGACACGCTACGCCAAGCAGATCGGCCTCGATCAGCTCAGCAACGGAACACAGTTCTGTCTGCGCAGCGACGCGGGTCATATCGCGGTGGTGACCTACCGCGGCAAGTCGGGCCCGAACGACGCGAGTATCTACGTCTCCGTCGACCTCACGATCTGGCGCAACGCCGAGGAGCCCAAGGACGGCTAA
- a CDS encoding FAD-dependent oxidoreductase yields MSAETAASTDILVVGGGLGGVAAALAALDRGRTVLLTEETDWIGGQLTSQGVPPDEHAWIEQFGATRTYRALREAIRDHYRRWYPLTDEARRRRYLNPGEGRVSALCHEPRVAAAVLDAMVAPYVAAGRLRILYGHRPVAASVDGDRVRSVVVEGPDGTRVEVSAPYVLDATELGDLLPLTGAEHVTGFESRHDTGEPSAPDEAQPANMQAFSWVFAVDHLAGEDHTVDRPAGYGGWAAYRPPRWPNRLLSLSAPDPRTLETVARGFTPNADSGPVVADQSKDAGDKELWEFRRVVSRKLYRPGFVTSDVTIVNWPMIDYLPGPLIGVDDKERDRHLAGARELSTSMLHWLQTEAPRPDGGTGWPGLRLRGDVFGTADGFAKAPYIRESRRIVARRRIVEQDLSLTVRGEHGAVRHPDSVGIGMYRIDLHPSTGGDTYIDVASSPFQIPLGALLPVRLRNLLPVCKNIGTTHITNGCYRLHPVEWNIGEAAGSLAAYCLDNRLEAEQVYEDGERLSHFQDELTRAGVELAWPEVKGY; encoded by the coding sequence ATGAGCGCGGAGACGGCGGCATCCACGGACATCCTCGTGGTCGGCGGGGGCCTCGGCGGCGTGGCCGCCGCGCTTGCCGCCCTCGACCGGGGGCGCACGGTCCTGCTCACCGAGGAGACCGACTGGATCGGCGGCCAGCTCACCAGCCAGGGCGTACCGCCCGACGAGCACGCCTGGATAGAGCAGTTCGGCGCCACCCGTACCTACCGCGCGCTGCGCGAGGCGATCCGCGACCACTACCGGAGGTGGTACCCGCTGACCGACGAGGCCAGGAGGCGCCGGTATCTCAATCCGGGCGAGGGGCGGGTGAGCGCGCTGTGCCACGAGCCCAGGGTCGCCGCCGCCGTACTCGACGCCATGGTCGCGCCGTACGTGGCGGCGGGCCGGCTGCGGATTCTGTACGGGCACCGGCCGGTGGCCGCCTCGGTGGACGGCGACAGGGTGCGGTCCGTGGTGGTCGAGGGCCCGGACGGTACGCGGGTCGAGGTGTCGGCGCCGTACGTCCTGGACGCGACGGAACTCGGCGATCTGCTGCCGCTGACCGGCGCCGAGCATGTGACGGGCTTCGAGTCACGGCACGACACGGGGGAGCCGAGCGCGCCCGACGAGGCACAGCCGGCCAACATGCAGGCGTTCTCCTGGGTGTTCGCCGTCGACCATCTGGCGGGTGAGGACCACACGGTCGACCGGCCGGCCGGCTACGGCGGCTGGGCGGCGTACCGGCCGCCCCGATGGCCGAACCGGCTGCTGAGCCTCAGCGCGCCCGACCCGAGGACCCTGGAGACCGTGGCGCGCGGCTTCACGCCCAACGCCGATTCCGGACCGGTCGTCGCCGACCAGAGCAAGGACGCGGGCGACAAGGAGCTGTGGGAGTTCCGCCGGGTGGTCTCGCGGAAGCTGTACCGGCCCGGCTTCGTCACCAGCGATGTGACCATCGTCAACTGGCCCATGATCGACTATCTGCCGGGGCCGCTGATCGGGGTGGACGACAAGGAGCGGGACCGTCATCTGGCCGGGGCCCGCGAGTTGAGCACGAGCATGCTCCACTGGCTCCAGACCGAGGCGCCCCGCCCCGACGGCGGCACCGGCTGGCCCGGACTGCGGCTGCGCGGCGATGTGTTCGGTACGGCCGACGGGTTCGCCAAGGCGCCGTACATCCGTGAGTCACGCCGGATCGTCGCCCGGCGCCGGATCGTGGAACAGGACCTGTCGCTCACCGTCCGGGGTGAACACGGCGCGGTGCGCCACCCGGACTCCGTGGGGATCGGGATGTACCGGATCGACCTGCACCCGTCCACGGGCGGCGATACGTACATCGACGTCGCGAGCAGCCCCTTCCAGATCCCCCTGGGTGCCCTGCTCCCCGTGCGGCTGCGGAACCTGCTGCCGGTGTGCAAGAACATCGGCACCACCCACATCACCAACGGCTGTTACCGGCTGCACCCCGTCGAGTGGAACATCGGCGAGGCGGCCGGCTCGCTCGCGGCGTACTGCCTCGACAACCGCCTCGAAGCGGAGCAGGTGTACGAGGACGGTGAGCGGCTGAGCCACTTCCAGGACGAACTCACGCGCGCCGGGGTCGAACTGGCCTGGCCCGAGGTCAAGGGGTATTGA
- a CDS encoding MarR family winged helix-turn-helix transcriptional regulator: protein MVGATHEVEYEQMLLSRHTFLNQRGGRGKDAVLERSAYILLSRIRLQGPMSIGELSDAFGLDASTLNRQTAAAMRAGLVERIADPDGGMARKFRITDEGARVLDEERAGIVRSLDRVMSDWPEEDIAAFAAYLKRFNTDIERLAGRPWPRR from the coding sequence ATGGTCGGGGCCACGCACGAGGTCGAGTACGAGCAGATGCTGCTCAGCCGCCACACGTTCTTGAATCAGAGAGGCGGTCGCGGCAAGGACGCCGTACTGGAGCGCAGCGCGTACATCCTGCTCAGCCGCATCCGGCTCCAGGGGCCGATGTCGATCGGCGAACTCAGCGACGCCTTCGGACTCGACGCATCCACCCTGAACCGGCAGACGGCCGCGGCGATGCGCGCGGGTCTCGTGGAGCGCATCGCGGACCCCGACGGTGGCATGGCCCGCAAATTCCGCATCACGGACGAGGGCGCGCGCGTACTCGACGAGGAGCGGGCGGGAATCGTGCGGTCGCTGGACCGGGTCATGTCCGACTGGCCGGAGGAGGACATCGCCGCCTTCGCCGCGTATCTGAAGCGCTTCAACACCGACATCGAACGGCTCGCCGGAAGACCGTGGCCGCGCCGCTGA
- a CDS encoding exo-alpha-sialidase, translating into MSDSRPRHTAMNRRSFALGVAGVSATAALGPGALGTEAHAAGNSATPNDLSAPGGYPASDRHGTFFHEQTLWDSVEGPLVNYHVHALVVLPDDTVLAVTEGRHEVCDAGPRDLLLRRSTDGGATWEASRPLVTSAGGESWGNPALVVDRQTREVFLFYMLSLRLPQNTSCSGDSGDLYVISSRDSGRTWGEARNLAGLFDGFPYNWALHGPGPGHGLQLASGRLLLNCSHRRVIVGNTVAQRYYGVAPIYSDDHGATWQATGEVPVQVAYPMNEARMVQRSDGTVLVNGRAAAGGEGQRIVSVSSDDGLTWSQPAFDGGTGAFNAVDAGLLRYTGGPGGPRDAGHHEGRDTDRVLFSRPDSPVRTNMTVSVSYDEGISYRYSRVINQRRSFYSDLARQSDGTIVLLYGCDGDLASAPRRVNVARFSLDWLTRGRDSLRRGPRHLETVVALADADRRVTGGAVDTVADPLARRGERIVLTPEQVGDAAEFTFKVPRTGDYEMLLRHHRSAAGALATVTVKGSGLPAFVIDTTAQSADGYDLARIGTARLRAGRHTLRCAVTGTGRGGGTLLGLDSLSLVEAPGSADVRREVVVDNDRLGFAVVMGSWPTATADPGHWSGNYRAAPAGSGERVVRWRPAVPQDGEYEIQASYAPGANRAGNAPYTVVHAHGADTVRIDQRLPGATEPRGGSWVSLGTYRLRAGLGTSVELSNDADGTVVADAIRLLGPRS; encoded by the coding sequence ATGTCCGACTCCAGACCGAGGCACACCGCCATGAACCGCAGATCCTTCGCCCTGGGCGTCGCCGGTGTCTCGGCGACCGCCGCGCTGGGTCCCGGCGCCCTGGGCACCGAGGCACACGCCGCCGGTAACTCGGCCACGCCCAACGACCTCTCCGCGCCCGGCGGTTACCCCGCGTCCGACCGGCACGGCACCTTCTTCCACGAGCAGACCCTGTGGGACTCCGTCGAGGGCCCACTCGTGAACTACCACGTACACGCCCTCGTCGTACTGCCCGACGACACCGTCCTCGCCGTTACCGAGGGCCGCCACGAGGTGTGCGACGCGGGGCCGCGCGATCTGCTGCTGCGCCGCAGCACCGACGGCGGCGCGACCTGGGAGGCGAGCCGCCCGCTGGTCACGTCCGCCGGAGGGGAGTCCTGGGGCAACCCGGCACTGGTGGTGGACCGGCAGACGCGGGAGGTCTTCCTCTTCTACATGCTCTCGCTCCGGCTGCCGCAGAACACCTCCTGCTCGGGCGACTCCGGCGACCTGTACGTCATTTCGAGCCGGGACAGCGGCCGGACGTGGGGCGAAGCGCGCAATCTCGCGGGCCTGTTCGACGGTTTCCCCTACAACTGGGCGCTGCACGGGCCCGGTCCCGGCCACGGACTACAGCTCGCGTCCGGCCGGCTGCTGCTCAACTGCTCGCACCGCAGGGTGATCGTCGGCAACACCGTGGCCCAGCGGTACTACGGTGTCGCACCGATCTACAGCGACGACCACGGCGCCACCTGGCAGGCGACCGGCGAAGTACCCGTGCAGGTCGCGTACCCCATGAACGAGGCGCGGATGGTGCAGCGCTCCGACGGTACCGTGCTCGTGAACGGCCGCGCGGCGGCGGGCGGTGAGGGCCAGCGCATCGTGTCCGTCAGCTCGGACGACGGTCTGACCTGGTCCCAGCCCGCGTTCGACGGCGGTACGGGAGCGTTCAACGCGGTGGACGCCGGTCTGCTGCGCTACACGGGCGGTCCCGGCGGCCCCCGCGACGCCGGCCACCACGAGGGCCGCGACACCGACCGGGTGCTGTTCAGCCGCCCCGACTCGCCGGTCAGGACCAATATGACGGTGTCGGTCAGCTACGACGAGGGCATCTCGTACCGCTACTCGCGGGTCATCAACCAACGCCGCTCCTTCTACTCGGACCTCGCCCGGCAGTCCGACGGCACCATCGTGCTGCTCTACGGCTGCGACGGTGATCTGGCGAGCGCGCCGCGCCGCGTCAACGTCGCCCGCTTCTCGCTCGACTGGCTCACCCGGGGCCGCGACAGCCTCCGCCGTGGCCCCCGCCACCTGGAGACGGTGGTCGCCCTCGCGGACGCGGACCGCAGGGTCACGGGCGGCGCCGTGGACACCGTCGCCGATCCGCTCGCGCGTCGTGGCGAGCGGATCGTCCTCACCCCGGAACAGGTGGGCGACGCGGCCGAGTTCACCTTCAAGGTGCCCCGCACCGGCGACTACGAGATGCTGCTGCGCCACCACCGCTCGGCGGCCGGCGCGCTGGCCACGGTCACGGTGAAGGGCTCCGGACTGCCCGCCTTCGTGATCGACACCACGGCGCAGTCGGCGGACGGCTACGACCTGGCCCGCATCGGCACCGCCCGGCTGCGCGCCGGAAGACACACACTGCGGTGCGCGGTGACGGGCACCGGCAGGGGCGGCGGCACCCTGCTCGGCCTCGACTCGCTCAGCCTGGTCGAGGCGCCGGGCTCCGCCGACGTACGCCGTGAGGTGGTCGTGGACAACGACCGGCTGGGTTTCGCGGTGGTCATGGGCAGTTGGCCGACGGCGACCGCCGACCCAGGCCACTGGTCCGGCAACTACCGTGCCGCGCCCGCCGGTTCGGGCGAGCGAGTGGTGCGCTGGCGCCCGGCGGTGCCGCAGGACGGCGAGTACGAGATCCAGGCGTCCTACGCACCGGGTGCCAACCGCGCGGGCAACGCCCCGTACACCGTGGTCCACGCGCACGGCGCCGACACCGTCCGGATCGACCAGCGGCTGCCGGGAGCCACCGAGCCGCGAGGCGGCTCATGGGTCTCGCTCGGCACATACCGGCTACGGGCCGGCCTCGGGACGTCGGTCGAACTGAGCAACGACGCCGACGGCACGGTGGTCGCCGACGCGATCCGGCTGCTGGGCCCGCGGAGCTGA
- a CDS encoding DUF2255 family protein, with protein sequence MATWTKDELNKIEHTDELRIAPLGGDDTPSEPTTVWVVRDGDDLHVRAVRGRHGIWYRAATARHAGHISSGGVDKDVTFVEEDDPAVNDRIDNAYRSKYAHYSRTYVDPVVADDARDATLRLVPR encoded by the coding sequence ATGGCCACCTGGACCAAGGACGAACTCAACAAGATCGAGCACACGGACGAACTGCGGATCGCCCCTCTGGGGGGCGACGACACACCAAGCGAGCCGACGACCGTGTGGGTGGTCCGCGACGGCGACGACCTGCACGTGCGTGCCGTCCGTGGGCGGCACGGCATCTGGTACCGCGCCGCCACGGCCCGGCACGCTGGGCACATCAGCTCCGGCGGTGTGGACAAGGACGTCACCTTCGTCGAGGAGGACGACCCGGCCGTCAACGACAGGATCGACAACGCCTACCGCAGCAAGTACGCCCACTACAGCCGCACGTATGTCGACCCCGTCGTCGCCGACGACGCCCGCGACGCGACCCTCAGGCTCGTCCCCCGCTGA